The proteins below are encoded in one region of Ornithinimicrobium avium:
- a CDS encoding DUF58 domain-containing protein, whose protein sequence is MRSPWSVLTARGRIFAVLGLVVVAAGILLGYEDVTRIGLVLVALPLLTLLLMPRRTPQVRVLREVQPSRLVPDARGEVRVRFTNVGRRPTRLYLAEEHLDLQLGDRPRFVLPRMAAGEERRFRYAVRSRHRGAFSLGPIVLRQRDPFGLTFMTLQLSSSSEILVLPRVHSLGDGRVRGTSAGSEGEMPQMLALHGEDDVSIRIWREGDELRRVHWPATAHRGELMVRQEERPARRRALLVLDSRAAAYPGTGVRPGYEWAVSALASVARHLAADGWVVHLLTDTTLRDGTTERAVELDAALDALARVQPEQDSRLDRLAAAAAPFTTSGVLVVAAVVAHDEDGLRELASTRQPGSRALAFVIDPARFGGAAQREPEAPLTGVLADSGWRTVVVGPHTDMPRAWAAISGGMRS, encoded by the coding sequence ATGAGATCGCCGTGGTCGGTGCTGACGGCCCGGGGGCGGATCTTCGCCGTGCTCGGGCTGGTCGTGGTCGCGGCGGGGATCCTGCTGGGCTACGAGGACGTGACGCGGATCGGCCTGGTGCTGGTCGCGCTGCCCCTGCTCACCCTGCTGCTGATGCCGCGCCGGACCCCGCAGGTGCGCGTGCTGCGCGAGGTCCAGCCCTCCCGCCTGGTGCCCGACGCGCGCGGCGAGGTGCGGGTCCGGTTCACTAACGTGGGGCGGCGCCCGACCCGGCTCTACCTGGCCGAGGAGCACCTCGACCTCCAGCTCGGCGACCGGCCCCGGTTCGTCCTGCCCCGGATGGCCGCCGGTGAGGAGCGCCGCTTCCGGTATGCCGTCCGCTCCCGCCACCGCGGAGCCTTCAGCCTGGGCCCGATCGTGCTGCGCCAGCGCGACCCCTTCGGGCTGACCTTCATGACCCTGCAGCTGTCCTCGAGCTCGGAGATCCTCGTGCTGCCGCGGGTGCACAGCCTGGGCGACGGCCGGGTCCGGGGCACCTCGGCCGGCAGCGAGGGAGAGATGCCCCAGATGCTGGCCCTCCACGGCGAGGACGACGTGAGCATCCGGATCTGGCGCGAGGGCGACGAGCTGCGTCGGGTGCACTGGCCGGCGACCGCGCACCGCGGCGAGCTCATGGTCCGCCAGGAGGAGCGGCCCGCCCGTCGGCGCGCGCTGCTCGTGCTCGACTCGCGCGCCGCCGCCTACCCGGGGACCGGCGTGCGGCCGGGCTACGAGTGGGCGGTCTCGGCGCTGGCCTCGGTCGCCCGGCACCTGGCCGCGGACGGGTGGGTGGTCCATCTGCTCACCGACACCACCCTGCGCGACGGCACGACCGAGCGCGCGGTCGAGCTGGACGCCGCGCTCGACGCCCTCGCCCGCGTGCAGCCCGAGCAGGACTCGCGCCTCGACCGGCTCGCCGCGGCCGCCGCGCCCTTCACCACGAGCGGGGTGCTCGTCGTCGCGGCCGTCGTGGCGCACGACGAGGACGGTCTGCGCGAGCTGGCCAGCACCCGCCAGCCCGGCTCACGGGCGCTGGCGTTCGTCATCGACCCGGCGCGGTTCGGTGGTGCCGCCCAGCGCGAGCCGGAGGCGCCGCTGACCGGCGTGCTGGCCGACTCGGGCTGGCGCACGGTCGTCGTCGGCCCGCACACCGACATGCCGCGGGCGTGGGCCGCGATCAGCGGGGGGATGCGGTCATGA
- a CDS encoding peptidoglycan D,D-transpeptidase FtsI family protein encodes MVHPRRRARVLLLGTLLVLSLFAAQLVRLQGLDAASVSAAAINSRLEVQAIPAARGTITDVDGAELAVSVERKRVVADPTLLDDFGVQDDDDEVDPQDIEAAADAVSETTGADRGKVLEALLEPLGTKYTILAREVTPQQWQDLRTRKVPGVTAETIMRREYPLGEASAPLVGWMGAGEMPAGGVELVRDEPLTGAPGEAVFEVGALGERISTGLYREDPAVPGQDMRLSIDADLQWYAYDAVRTRVKEAGALSGYATVIDVRTGRVAALASYPSFDPADAEQTAAGMRNAAVEDVYEPGSTSKLITAAAAIEEGLVEIDTPVEVPVRLVRHGTTFKDAEEHPVEHLTLAGVLAKSSNMGTILFGEKLSDDALYDWMTKFGLGEWTGIGLPGESKGLLPEPSTWSGTTHYTLTYGQGVSSTLLQQASVFQTVANGGVRIKPSIFAGSTDGDGRYHEEPVPAGTRVISEETADTLTKIMEQVPTAMGTAPAAAIDGYHVAGKTSTASRINPSTGTYAGGGVTSSFMGFAPAGDPRYVVAVAIQRPTRISEYGGVIAGPVFRDIMRFALQDAGIAPATTPPDEVPITYDPEKQAPGKARGVTLGDIAIKDEGTP; translated from the coding sequence GTGGTCCACCCCCGCCGGCGGGCCCGCGTCCTGCTGCTCGGGACGCTCCTGGTGCTCAGCCTCTTCGCCGCCCAGCTGGTCCGGCTCCAGGGACTGGACGCCGCCAGCGTCTCCGCGGCGGCGATCAACAGCCGCCTGGAGGTGCAGGCCATCCCCGCCGCCCGGGGCACGATCACCGACGTCGACGGGGCCGAGCTCGCGGTCAGCGTCGAGCGCAAGCGCGTCGTCGCCGACCCGACGCTGCTGGACGACTTCGGCGTGCAGGACGACGACGACGAGGTCGACCCCCAGGACATCGAGGCCGCCGCGGACGCCGTCTCGGAGACGACCGGCGCCGACCGCGGGAAGGTCCTCGAGGCGCTGCTGGAGCCGCTGGGCACCAAGTACACGATCCTCGCCCGCGAGGTCACCCCGCAGCAGTGGCAGGACCTGCGCACGCGCAAGGTGCCCGGCGTCACCGCCGAGACGATCATGCGCAGGGAGTACCCCCTCGGCGAGGCCTCCGCCCCGCTCGTCGGCTGGATGGGAGCGGGGGAGATGCCGGCCGGCGGCGTGGAGCTGGTCCGCGACGAACCGCTCACCGGTGCCCCGGGCGAGGCGGTCTTCGAGGTCGGCGCGCTCGGCGAGCGGATCAGCACCGGCCTCTACCGGGAGGACCCGGCGGTGCCCGGGCAGGACATGCGGCTGAGCATCGACGCCGACCTGCAGTGGTACGCCTACGACGCCGTGCGCACCCGCGTCAAGGAGGCCGGCGCGCTCTCCGGCTACGCCACCGTCATCGACGTGCGGACCGGGCGGGTCGCGGCGCTGGCCAGCTACCCCAGCTTCGACCCCGCCGACGCCGAGCAGACCGCCGCCGGCATGCGCAACGCCGCGGTCGAGGACGTCTACGAGCCGGGCTCGACGAGCAAGCTCATCACCGCGGCGGCCGCCATCGAGGAGGGCCTGGTCGAGATCGACACGCCGGTCGAGGTCCCGGTCCGGCTGGTCCGCCACGGCACGACCTTCAAGGACGCCGAGGAGCACCCGGTCGAGCACCTCACGCTCGCCGGCGTGCTGGCCAAGTCCTCCAACATGGGCACGATCCTGTTCGGCGAGAAGCTCAGCGACGACGCGCTCTACGACTGGATGACGAAGTTCGGCCTGGGTGAGTGGACCGGCATCGGGCTGCCCGGGGAGTCCAAGGGCCTGCTGCCCGAGCCGAGCACCTGGTCGGGCACCACGCACTACACGCTGACCTACGGCCAGGGCGTCTCCAGCACCCTGCTCCAGCAGGCCTCGGTCTTCCAGACCGTCGCCAACGGCGGGGTCCGCATCAAGCCCTCGATCTTCGCCGGCAGCACCGACGGCGACGGCCGCTACCACGAGGAGCCGGTCCCCGCCGGCACACGGGTGATCTCCGAGGAGACCGCCGACACGCTCACCAAGATCATGGAGCAGGTCCCCACGGCCATGGGCACCGCGCCGGCCGCGGCGATCGACGGCTACCACGTGGCCGGCAAGACCAGCACCGCCTCGCGGATCAACCCCTCCACCGGCACCTACGCCGGCGGCGGGGTGACCTCCAGCTTCATGGGCTTCGCCCCGGCCGGCGACCCGAGGTACGTCGTCGCCGTCGCGATCCAGCGGCCCACCCGGATCAGCGAGTACGGCGGCGTCATCGCCGGCCCGGTCTTCCGCGACATCATGCGCTTCGCCCTCCAGGACGCCGGGATCGCGCCGGCCACCACGCCGCCGGACGAGGTGCCGATCACCTACGACCCGGAGAAGCAGGCGCCCGGCAAGGCGCGTGGTGTCACACTGGGGGACATCGCCATCAAGGACGAAGGGACCCCCTGA
- the rsmH gene encoding 16S rRNA (cytosine(1402)-N(4))-methyltransferase RsmH, translated as MTDSQPPAEETADADGAAGDRHVPVMLGRCVDLLAPALQREGAVYVDGTLGMGGHAEAVLERCPQARAVGIDRDPQALALAGERLARFGDRFTGVHAVSDDLPAVLADLGLARADAVLFDLGVSSLQLDEVGRGFAYRTDAPLDMRMDQTTGPTAADVLNGYDARDLERVLRDYGEERFARKIARAVVREREAQPFTGSGRLVELLHRVVPAASQRSGGHPAKRTFQALRIEVNAELTVWEQALDRALRALAVGGRIVVLSYHSLEDRLTKRGLAAGATSTAPPQMPVELPEQAPWLRLLVRGAEQADAAEVAANPRSASVRLRAAERTRATPDQAPERGRTTDRRAPHTSDQPPTTQDEVTP; from the coding sequence ATGACCGACAGCCAGCCCCCAGCAGAGGAGACCGCGGACGCGGACGGCGCGGCCGGCGACCGGCACGTGCCGGTCATGCTCGGCCGCTGCGTCGACCTCCTCGCCCCCGCGCTCCAGCGCGAGGGCGCTGTCTACGTCGACGGCACGCTCGGCATGGGCGGGCACGCCGAGGCCGTCCTGGAGCGCTGCCCGCAGGCCCGCGCCGTCGGCATCGACCGCGACCCCCAGGCCCTCGCCCTGGCGGGGGAGCGGCTGGCCCGCTTCGGGGACCGGTTCACCGGCGTCCACGCGGTCAGCGACGACCTGCCCGCCGTGCTCGCCGACCTCGGCCTGGCCCGCGCGGACGCGGTCCTCTTCGACCTCGGCGTCTCCTCCCTCCAGCTGGACGAGGTCGGGCGGGGCTTCGCCTACCGCACCGACGCGCCGCTGGACATGCGGATGGACCAGACGACCGGCCCCACCGCCGCGGACGTGCTCAACGGGTATGACGCCCGCGACCTCGAGCGCGTGCTGCGCGACTACGGCGAGGAGCGGTTCGCGCGCAAGATCGCCCGCGCGGTGGTCCGGGAGCGCGAGGCGCAGCCGTTCACCGGCTCCGGCCGGCTGGTCGAGCTGCTGCACCGGGTGGTGCCCGCGGCCAGCCAGCGCAGCGGCGGCCACCCGGCCAAGCGCACCTTCCAGGCGCTGCGGATCGAGGTCAACGCCGAGCTGACCGTGTGGGAGCAGGCGCTGGACCGGGCGCTGCGCGCGCTGGCCGTCGGCGGCCGGATCGTCGTCCTGTCCTACCACTCCCTCGAGGACCGCCTCACCAAGCGAGGGCTGGCCGCCGGCGCCACGAGCACCGCGCCGCCGCAGATGCCGGTCGAGCTGCCCGAGCAGGCGCCGTGGCTGCGGCTGCTCGTCCGCGGCGCCGAGCAGGCCGACGCGGCCGAGGTGGCCGCCAACCCCCGCTCGGCCTCGGTGCGCCTGCGCGCCGCCGAGCGCACCCGGGCCACTCCCGACCAGGCGCCCGAGCGCGGCCGGACCACCGACCGGCGCGCACCGCATACCTCCGACCAGCCCCCGACCACGCAAGACGAGGTGACCCCGTGA
- the mraZ gene encoding division/cell wall cluster transcriptional repressor MraZ, whose amino-acid sequence MLFLGTHTPKLDAKGRMFLPAKFRGKLEDGLVITRGQDRSLVIYPQAEFERLVAQWQQTPTSNKAVRDYQRVFLSGASDERPDSQGRLTIPQVLRDYAGLRTECTVIGAGERVEVWDTERWTTYLAASEAAFAEQSEEVVPGLM is encoded by the coding sequence GTGCTCTTCCTGGGGACCCACACGCCCAAGCTCGACGCGAAGGGGCGGATGTTCCTGCCCGCCAAGTTCCGCGGCAAGCTCGAGGACGGCCTCGTCATCACCCGCGGGCAGGACCGGAGCCTGGTCATCTACCCGCAGGCCGAGTTCGAGCGGCTCGTCGCGCAGTGGCAGCAGACCCCGACCTCCAACAAGGCGGTGCGGGACTACCAGCGCGTCTTCCTCTCCGGCGCCTCCGACGAGCGGCCCGACAGCCAGGGCCGCCTGACGATCCCGCAGGTCCTGCGCGACTACGCCGGGCTCAGGACCGAGTGCACCGTGATCGGTGCCGGCGAGCGCGTCGAGGTGTGGGACACCGAGAGGTGGACGACCTACCTGGCCGCCAGCGAGGCCGCCTTCGCCGAGCAGTCGGAGGAGGTGGTGCCCGGACTGATGTGA
- the mraY gene encoding phospho-N-acetylmuramoyl-pentapeptide-transferase: MVNVLLAGAVAMVVALFGTPLFIKFLVRRGYGQFIRDDGPTSHHTKRGTPTMGGAVIILATLLGYTLSHLLLLMLDMSGLVEVTHSRFTMSAVLVLFLITGLGFIGFLDDYTKISKQRSLGLTSVEKLAGQTVVAVIFAIGALQTPGDSTRSPASTAISFVRDTGFDLAVAGPVIGVILFIVWANILIAGASNGVNLTDGLDGLATGACVMVFAAYSVIGIWQYNQNCQLAPGPNCYDVRDALDLAVIACSVAGACFGFLWWNASPAKIFMGDTGSLALGGGLAGLAITTHTELLLAVLGGLFVIITLSVIIQVASFKMTRKRVFRMAPLQHHFELLGWAEVTIVIRFWIIAGICVATGVGLFYGEWVANL, from the coding sequence ATGGTCAACGTCCTGCTCGCCGGCGCGGTCGCGATGGTCGTCGCGCTCTTCGGCACCCCGCTGTTCATCAAGTTCCTGGTGCGGCGCGGCTACGGCCAGTTCATCCGCGACGACGGGCCGACCTCCCACCACACCAAGCGCGGCACGCCGACGATGGGCGGCGCGGTGATCATCCTGGCCACGCTGCTGGGCTACACGCTCTCCCACCTGCTGCTGCTCATGCTCGACATGTCGGGGCTGGTCGAGGTGACGCACAGCCGGTTCACGATGAGCGCGGTCCTGGTGCTCTTCCTCATCACCGGGCTGGGGTTCATCGGGTTCCTGGACGACTACACCAAGATCTCCAAGCAGCGCAGCCTGGGCCTGACCTCGGTGGAGAAGCTGGCCGGGCAGACGGTCGTCGCGGTGATCTTCGCGATCGGCGCCCTGCAGACGCCCGGCGACAGCACCCGCAGCCCGGCCTCGACGGCGATCTCCTTCGTGCGCGACACCGGCTTCGACCTGGCGGTGGCCGGCCCGGTCATCGGCGTGATCCTCTTCATCGTCTGGGCCAACATCCTCATCGCCGGCGCCTCCAACGGGGTCAACCTCACCGACGGGCTCGACGGGCTGGCGACCGGCGCGTGCGTGATGGTCTTCGCCGCCTACTCGGTCATCGGCATCTGGCAGTACAACCAGAACTGCCAGCTGGCCCCCGGCCCCAACTGCTACGACGTGCGCGACGCCCTCGACCTGGCGGTCATCGCCTGCTCGGTCGCCGGCGCCTGCTTCGGCTTCCTGTGGTGGAACGCCTCCCCGGCCAAGATCTTCATGGGCGACACCGGCTCGCTCGCCCTGGGCGGCGGGCTGGCCGGCCTGGCGATCACCACCCACACCGAGCTGCTGCTGGCCGTGCTCGGCGGGCTGTTCGTCATCATCACCCTGTCGGTCATCATCCAGGTCGCCTCCTTCAAGATGACCCGCAAGCGGGTCTTCCGGATGGCGCCGCTGCAGCACCACTTCGAGCTGCTGGGCTGGGCCGAGGTGACGATCGTCATCCGGTTCTGGATCATCGCCGGCATCTGCGTGGCCACCGGGGTGGGCCTGTTCTACGGGGAGTGGGTGGCCAACCTGTGA
- a CDS encoding UDP-N-acetylmuramoyl-tripeptide--D-alanyl-D-alanine ligase encodes MIPLTLREIAQVTGGRVHPDTPGAGRTTVTASVVTDSREVVPGSLYVARRGDHADGHDYLGSAAERGAAGALTNRESDLLPCVVVQEDPGRLSSRPDRPPYDAVTRAFAALAREVHDRCEASGGLRTVAITGSSGKTSTKDLMAQVLEQLGPTLAPEASYNSEVGVPLTVCRLTPQTAYLVAEMGASGRGHIAHLTQIAPPLVSVVLNVGTAHLGEFGSREAIGQAKSELVAALPAGGLAVLNADDDVVAAMGSVAREVGARVLTVGRAQQAQVRAGDVTLDERGRASFLLHPPRGGAGDGPEQPLPVTLRLVGEHHVGNALAVAAVAHEWGMSWPDVATALGAAVPRSPGRMEVTERADGVTVVNDAYNANPDSMRAALQTLAAMRRTGGRLVAVVGGMLELGEDGPAEHAGVGTLAAQLGVDHLLTVGDLARPAHTAYLRGGGAQATHVADRHEAADLLAGLLRADDVVLLKSSRDSGLRLLGDELAHADVVSTEETA; translated from the coding sequence GTGATCCCCCTGACCCTGCGCGAGATCGCACAGGTGACCGGCGGTCGCGTCCACCCCGACACCCCCGGGGCCGGGCGGACCACCGTGACCGCGAGCGTGGTGACCGACTCCCGGGAGGTCGTGCCCGGCAGCCTCTACGTCGCCCGCCGCGGCGACCACGCCGACGGGCACGACTACCTCGGGTCCGCGGCCGAACGGGGCGCGGCCGGTGCGCTGACCAACCGGGAGAGCGACCTGCTGCCGTGCGTCGTCGTGCAGGAGGACCCCGGGCGCCTCTCGAGCCGGCCGGACCGGCCCCCCTACGACGCCGTCACCCGCGCCTTCGCCGCGCTCGCCCGCGAGGTCCACGACCGCTGCGAGGCATCCGGCGGCCTGCGCACCGTCGCGATCACCGGCTCCTCGGGCAAGACCTCCACCAAGGACCTCATGGCCCAGGTGCTCGAGCAGCTCGGGCCCACCCTGGCCCCGGAGGCCTCCTACAACTCCGAGGTCGGGGTCCCGCTGACGGTATGCCGTCTCACCCCGCAGACCGCCTACCTCGTCGCCGAGATGGGCGCCTCGGGCAGGGGGCACATCGCCCACCTCACGCAGATCGCGCCGCCGCTCGTCTCCGTCGTGCTCAACGTCGGCACCGCGCACCTGGGCGAGTTCGGCTCCCGGGAGGCGATCGGGCAGGCCAAGTCCGAGCTGGTCGCCGCGCTGCCGGCCGGGGGGCTGGCCGTGCTCAACGCCGACGACGATGTCGTCGCCGCGATGGGGTCCGTCGCCCGCGAGGTCGGTGCCCGCGTGCTCACCGTCGGCCGCGCCCAGCAGGCGCAGGTCCGTGCCGGCGACGTCACCCTCGACGAGCGCGGCCGCGCCTCCTTCCTGCTGCACCCGCCCCGCGGCGGCGCAGGGGACGGCCCCGAGCAGCCGCTGCCCGTCACCCTGCGCCTGGTCGGCGAGCACCACGTCGGCAACGCCCTGGCCGTCGCCGCCGTCGCCCACGAGTGGGGTATGTCGTGGCCGGACGTCGCCACCGCCCTCGGCGCGGCGGTGCCCCGGTCCCCGGGCCGGATGGAGGTCACCGAGCGGGCCGACGGCGTCACGGTCGTCAACGACGCCTACAACGCCAACCCGGACTCGATGCGGGCAGCCCTGCAGACCCTGGCCGCGATGCGCCGCACCGGCGGCCGCCTCGTCGCGGTCGTCGGCGGCATGCTCGAGCTGGGCGAGGACGGCCCGGCCGAGCACGCCGGCGTCGGGACCCTGGCCGCGCAGCTCGGGGTCGACCACCTCCTCACGGTGGGCGACCTCGCCCGACCGGCGCACACCGCATACCTGCGCGGCGGGGGAGCGCAGGCGACCCACGTCGCCGACCGGCACGAGGCGGCCGACCTGCTGGCCGGGCTGCTGCGCGCCGACGACGTGGTCCTGCTCAAGTCCAGCCGCGACTCCGGTCTGCGGCTCCTCGGGGACGAGCTCGCGCACGCCGACGTCGTCAGCACCGAGGAGACCGCCTGA
- a CDS encoding transglutaminase family protein, with protein sequence MSDVDGVGVGVSEREHASGPGGAAGDLGDGGSAGSGQSHRRRGQDPEDSRLAQLTGHDAFARGMWAEGLVAALATLAVAWPLTELLREKDWLVPAVLMVVLVALVGAVLRTVDAAPSVVSLGQLLVGLVGVSQIYLRDTLRWWVVPTPVTADRVGELLREAGTVLQTYAAPAPTTTGVAFLIVSVLTLTAVSVDSMGVTGRAPASAGIPLAAGFLVSVSNSGRAMEPWYFGAVAILWLVMLAQQGHRVLAAWPSTDRREAVGGDDVARSVPNYHGLTQVLGALTLVAAVLGAAVIPHLPPTFFADGLARNTQARTVGDGGAEVSFTETMDPSQDLQNQSQAPVLTYRTDAVRLEPLRVTATERWEDGRWVAPERRRSELLPAGTPIPRPDGMGQDVPAREQRVTVTGNALEVPHLALPFPPSALQLSGGGASYRFDPTDSTVVLQEPAQGYTASYLSLAGRAELPAGVGDQPADPERFDADLLTVDPVSADEVAALTEEVVGGTSNSLEAAVRIQDHLRGSDYTYSLTLAPAAEADADDPIGGFLETRQGYCVQFATAMVMMARSEGIPARMAVGFLPGEIQTDGTRKVIASDAHTWPELWIEGLGWTRFEPTPGVRSSAPPAYARQESDASASETTTTTTTRTVAPTAEPTAPPRRRACGSSCGRCCGAPRSSSWRSACS encoded by the coding sequence ATGAGCGACGTCGACGGCGTGGGCGTGGGCGTCTCGGAGCGCGAGCACGCCAGCGGCCCCGGCGGGGCCGCCGGTGATCTCGGCGACGGAGGCTCTGCAGGCTCCGGCCAGAGCCACCGCCGACGGGGGCAGGACCCCGAGGACAGCCGCCTCGCCCAGCTCACCGGTCACGACGCCTTCGCCCGCGGGATGTGGGCCGAGGGGCTCGTCGCGGCGCTGGCCACCCTGGCGGTGGCCTGGCCGCTGACCGAGCTGCTGCGCGAAAAGGACTGGCTGGTGCCGGCGGTCCTCATGGTGGTGCTGGTCGCCCTGGTCGGCGCCGTGCTGCGCACGGTCGACGCCGCCCCCAGCGTGGTGTCGCTGGGGCAGCTCCTCGTCGGGCTGGTCGGCGTGAGCCAGATCTACCTGCGCGACACGCTGCGCTGGTGGGTCGTCCCGACCCCCGTGACCGCAGACCGGGTGGGCGAGCTGCTGCGCGAGGCCGGCACCGTCCTGCAGACCTACGCCGCGCCGGCACCGACGACGACCGGCGTGGCCTTCCTCATCGTCTCGGTGCTCACCCTGACGGCCGTCTCGGTCGACTCGATGGGCGTGACCGGGCGGGCCCCTGCCAGCGCCGGCATCCCGCTGGCCGCCGGCTTTCTGGTCTCGGTGTCCAACTCCGGGCGGGCGATGGAGCCGTGGTACTTCGGCGCCGTCGCGATCCTCTGGCTCGTCATGCTCGCCCAGCAGGGCCACCGGGTGCTGGCGGCGTGGCCCTCGACGGACCGGCGCGAGGCGGTCGGTGGTGACGACGTGGCCAGGAGCGTGCCGAACTACCACGGGCTCACCCAGGTGCTCGGCGCACTCACCCTCGTCGCGGCGGTGCTCGGGGCCGCAGTCATCCCGCACCTGCCGCCGACCTTCTTCGCCGACGGACTGGCCCGCAACACGCAGGCCCGCACCGTCGGGGACGGCGGCGCCGAGGTGTCGTTCACCGAGACGATGGACCCCTCGCAGGACCTGCAGAACCAGTCGCAGGCGCCCGTGCTGACCTACCGCACCGACGCGGTCCGGCTGGAGCCGCTGCGCGTCACCGCGACCGAGCGGTGGGAGGACGGGCGCTGGGTCGCGCCGGAGCGGCGGCGCTCGGAGCTGCTGCCCGCCGGCACGCCGATCCCTCGTCCCGACGGGATGGGCCAGGACGTGCCGGCCCGGGAGCAGCGGGTCACCGTCACCGGCAACGCCCTCGAGGTCCCCCACCTGGCGCTGCCGTTCCCGCCCTCGGCGCTGCAGCTGAGCGGCGGCGGAGCGTCATACCGCTTCGACCCGACGGACTCGACGGTGGTGCTGCAGGAGCCTGCCCAGGGCTACACGGCCAGCTACCTCTCCCTCGCCGGGCGGGCCGAGCTGCCTGCCGGTGTCGGTGACCAGCCCGCGGACCCCGAGCGCTTCGACGCGGACCTGCTGACGGTCGACCCCGTCTCCGCCGACGAGGTGGCCGCGCTGACCGAGGAGGTCGTCGGCGGCACGTCCAACTCCCTGGAGGCCGCCGTGCGCATCCAGGACCACCTGCGCGGCAGCGACTACACCTACTCGCTCACGCTCGCGCCGGCTGCGGAGGCCGACGCGGACGACCCGATCGGCGGCTTCCTGGAGACGCGGCAGGGCTACTGCGTGCAGTTCGCGACGGCCATGGTGATGATGGCGCGCAGCGAGGGCATCCCGGCGCGGATGGCGGTGGGCTTCCTGCCGGGTGAGATCCAGACCGACGGCACCCGCAAGGTCATCGCCTCCGACGCGCACACCTGGCCCGAGCTGTGGATCGAGGGGCTGGGGTGGACCCGGTTCGAGCCGACGCCGGGCGTGCGCAGCTCGGCGCCGCCGGCCTACGCGCGCCAGGAGTCCGACGCCAGTGCGTCCGAGACCACCACGACCACGACGACCCGCACCGTCGCACCGACCGCCGAGCCGACCGCGCCCCCGCGGAGGAGAGCCTGTGGCAGCAGCTGTGGCCGGTGCTGTGGCGCACCGCGCTCGTCGTCCTGGCGCTCGGCCTGCTCATGA
- a CDS encoding AAA family ATPase, producing the protein MSAISPAPETVDLDAVQSVVGAVHQAITTVIEGKDDVVSTAVTVLLAEGHLLVEDVPGVGKTMLAKALARAIDCQVSRLQFTPDLLPSDITGVSVFNQDTREFEFRRGAIFANVVVGDEINRASPKTQSALLESMEERQVTVDGTTYPLPRPFLVMATQNPIEMEGTYPLPEAQRDRFMARLSMGYPSAAAEKAMLASHGSVNPLERLEPVATAQDVQHQIEAVRLLHTADALRQYVVELVTASRNHRQLRLGASPRAGLHLLRAARAHAALAGRDHVLPEDVQAMAVPVLAHRVLPTGEASLARHSTADLVRDLVTRTPVPSGR; encoded by the coding sequence ATGTCCGCCATCTCCCCGGCACCAGAGACCGTCGACCTCGACGCCGTGCAGTCCGTCGTCGGCGCCGTCCACCAGGCCATCACCACGGTGATCGAGGGCAAGGACGACGTCGTCTCGACCGCCGTGACCGTGCTGCTGGCCGAGGGGCACCTGCTCGTCGAGGACGTCCCCGGCGTGGGCAAGACGATGCTGGCCAAGGCGCTGGCCCGGGCGATCGACTGCCAGGTCTCACGCCTGCAGTTCACCCCCGACCTGCTGCCCAGCGACATCACCGGCGTGAGCGTGTTCAACCAGGACACCCGCGAGTTCGAGTTCCGGCGCGGGGCGATCTTCGCCAACGTGGTGGTCGGCGACGAGATCAACCGCGCCTCGCCCAAGACCCAGTCGGCGCTGCTGGAGTCGATGGAGGAGCGGCAGGTGACGGTGGACGGGACGACCTATCCGCTCCCCCGGCCGTTCCTGGTGATGGCGACCCAGAACCCGATCGAGATGGAGGGCACCTACCCGCTGCCCGAGGCGCAGCGCGACCGCTTCATGGCGCGGCTGTCGATGGGCTACCCCTCGGCGGCGGCGGAGAAGGCGATGCTCGCCTCGCACGGCTCGGTCAACCCGCTCGAGCGGCTCGAGCCGGTGGCGACCGCGCAGGACGTGCAGCACCAGATCGAGGCCGTGCGGCTGCTGCACACGGCCGACGCGCTGCGGCAGTACGTCGTCGAGCTGGTCACCGCCTCCCGCAACCACCGCCAGCTGCGGCTCGGTGCCTCCCCGCGCGCCGGCCTGCACCTGCTGCGCGCCGCCCGGGCGCACGCCGCGCTGGCCGGCCGCGACCACGTGCTCCCCGAGGACGTGCAGGCGATGGCGGTGCCGGTGCTGGCGCACCGGGTGCTGCCCACCGGCGAGGCGTCGCTGGCCCGGCACAGCACCGCCGACCTGGTCCGCGACCTGGTCACCCGCACGCCGGTCCCCTCGGGCCGCTGA